Below is a window of Camelina sativa cultivar DH55 chromosome 11, Cs, whole genome shotgun sequence DNA.
AGGGGTTTGAAGAAGCATTTGAAGAGGCTCAATGCCCCAAAGCACTGGATGCTTGACAAACTTGGTGGTGCATTTGTAAGTCTTTTTAGTCTCTTCTTGGCTGATTCAATTTATTTATCTCTCTTTGAGTTCTGTGAATGACTGTGTTCATTTTTTTATGGTCACACACAGGCCCCAAAACCATCTTCAGGACCTCATAAGTCCAGGGAGTGCCTTCCCCTTGTCCTTATCATCAGGAACAGGTTGAAGTATGCTCTTACCTACCGTGAAGTGATTTCCATCTTGATGCAAAGGCATATCCAAGTTGATGGGAAAGTGAGGACTGACAAGACTTACCCTGCTGGTTTCATGGATGTTGTGTCTATCCCAAAGACCAATGAGAGCTTCCGTCTTCTCTACGATACCAAGGGACGTTTCCGTCTCCACTCCATCAGGGATGAGGAAGCTAAGGTTTGCGCCTCCTTTTCTCATTGTTTAGTGTTTTCTTTTAGATTGATGCTTTGACCTTAATAGAATATGTGTTTTAACaatatttcttctttaattctCCCTGTGCAGTTCAAGCTTTGCAAGGTCCGATCGATCCAGTTTGGGCAGAAGGGCATTCCCTACCTGAACACATATGATGGTCGCACCATCCGTTACCCTGACCCGCTCATCAAGCCCAATGACACCATCAAGCTCGACCTTGAGGCCAACAAGATTGTGGAGTTCATNATTTATTTATCTCTCTTTGAGTTCTGTGAATGACTGTGTTCATTTTTTTATGGTCACACACAGGCCCCAAAACCATCTTCAGGACCTCATAAGTCCAGGGAGTGCCTTCCCCTTGTCCTTATCATCAGGAACAGGTTGAAGTATGCTCTTACCTACCGTGAAGTGATTTCCATCTTGATGCAAAGGCATATCCAAGTTGATGGGAAAGTGAGGACTGACAAGACTTACCCTGCTGGTTTCATGGATGTTGTGTCTATCCCAAAGACCAATGAGAGCTTCCGTCTTCTCTACGATACCAAGGGACGTTTCCGTCTCCACTCCATCAGGGATGAGGAAGCTAAGGTTTGCGCCTCCTTTTCTCATTGTTTAGTGTTTTCTTTTAGATTGATGCTTTGACCTTAATAGAATATGTGTTTTAACaatatttcttctttaattctCCCTGTGCAGTTCAAGCTTTGCAAGGTCCGATCGATCCAGTTTGGGCAGAAGGGCATTCCCTACCTGAACACATATGATGGTCGCACCATCCGTTACCCTGACCCGCTCATCAAGCCCAATGACACCATCAAGCTCGACCTTGAGGCCAACAAGATTGTGGAGTTCATCAAATTCGATGTTGGTAATGTTGTGATGGTTACAGGAGGTAGAAACAGAGGGCGTGTTGGTGTCATTAAAAACCGTGAGAAGCATAAGGGAAGCTTTGAGACAATCCACANNNNNNNNNNNNNNNNNNNNNNNNNNNNNNNNNNNNNNNNNNNNNNNNNNNNNNNNNNNNNNNNNNNNNNNNNNNNNNNNNNNNNNNNNNNNNNNNNNNNNNNNNNNNNNNNNNNNNNNNNNNNNNNNNNNNNNNNNNNNNNNNNNNNNNNNNNNNNNNNNNNNNNNNNNNNNNNNNNNNNNNNNNNNNNNNNNNNNNNNNNNNNNNNNNNNNNNNNNNNNNNNNNNNNNNNNNNNNNNNNNNNNNNNNNNNNNNNNNNNNNNNNNNNNNNNNNNNNNNNNNNNNNNNNNNNNNNNNNNNNNNNNNNNNNNNNNNNNNNN
It encodes the following:
- the LOC104726412 gene encoding 40S ribosomal protein S4-3-like, whose amino-acid sequence is MARGLKKHLKRLNAPKHWMLDKLGGAFAPKPSSGPHKSRECLPLVLIIRNRLKYALTYREVISILMQRHIQVDGKVRTDKTYPAGFMDVVSIPKTNESFRLLYDTKGRFRLHSIRDEEAKFKLCKVRSIQFGQKGIPYLNTYDGRTIRYPDPLIKPNDTIKLDLEANKIVEFIKFDVGNVVMVTGGRNRGRVGVIKNREKHKGSFETIHIQDSTGHEFATRLGNVFTLGKGTKPWVSLPKGKGIKLTIIEEARKRLAGQQAA
- the LOC109127204 gene encoding 40S ribosomal protein S4-3-like; this encodes LCSFFYGHTQAPKPSSGPHKSRECLPLVLIIRNRLKYALTYREVISILMQRHIQVDGKVRTDKTYPAGFMDVVSIPKTNESFRLLYDTKGRFRLHSIRDEEAKFKLCKVRSIQFGQKGIPYLNTYDGRTIRYPDPLIKPNDTIKLDLEANKIVEFIKFDVGNVVMVTGGRNRGRVGVIKNREKHKGSFETI